A single Arachidicoccus sp. BS20 DNA region contains:
- a CDS encoding DUF4199 domain-containing protein, translating into MEKKVPSFWINAIVISLISIVYGLVLHFTNLETNKALGGIGLLIFIVAIVIVCIQYSKSLNGNVTFGNLFAYGFKTSAAIALIMIVWTVLMFKVIFPNLEDEQLQKQTQAMIQKGMQQDQIDKGMEVAHKYFMVFAIGGSILFYAFFGAVSSVIGAAIAKKNPKANNPFGQ; encoded by the coding sequence ATGGAAAAGAAAGTTCCTTCATTTTGGATAAACGCAATTGTGATTTCTTTAATCTCAATTGTTTATGGATTAGTATTGCACTTTACAAATCTGGAAACGAATAAAGCGCTCGGCGGTATTGGGTTGCTGATTTTTATTGTTGCAATTGTTATAGTTTGCATACAATATTCAAAGTCGTTGAACGGCAATGTGACTTTTGGCAATTTATTTGCTTACGGATTCAAAACTTCTGCTGCAATAGCATTGATAATGATTGTCTGGACTGTACTGATGTTTAAAGTTATCTTCCCGAATCTGGAAGATGAACAATTGCAAAAGCAGACGCAGGCAATGATTCAGAAAGGAATGCAACAAGACCAAATTGACAAAGGAATGGAAGTTGCACATAAATATTTTATGGTATTTGCTATTGGCGGTTCAATATTATTTTATGCGTTCTTTGGCGCAGTATCTTCTGTTATTGGCGCGGCAATTGCAAAGAAGAATCCGAAGGCAAATAATCCTTTTGGACAATAA
- a CDS encoding dihydroorotase: MNVLLKNVTIVDAGSSHHLQVKDILIDNGIIQRIDSNISAENIEVLDCGAAFVSKGWIDIFSHFSDPGKEYRETLESGAAAAFSGGFTKVFTIANTQPVIDNKAQVSYIVEKSKSLPVQVFPLGAITQHAEGKDLSEMYDMHNSGAIAFSDGLNPVQSPGLFLKALQYVKAFDGILIQQPFDKSIGTYGLINEGIISTKLGLPGLPAIAEELMIARDIELLRYTESKLHVTGISTAKSVALIAKAKAEGLNITCSVAPYQLFFTDADLQSYNTNLKTNPPLRSKEDQIALKQAVLDATIDVITSHHFPLHSDEKDVEFEYAKNGMLGLQTSYNLVQESLPELSAERIVELFNTNPAKIFGLKNEKIEEGKTADLTVFQPTGVTIFTKENNKSKSQNSPLFNKELKGKVLATVAKNHFFINQ, encoded by the coding sequence ATGAATGTTCTGCTGAAAAACGTAACCATTGTTGATGCAGGTTCTTCGCATCATTTACAAGTAAAAGATATTCTTATTGATAATGGCATTATTCAGAGAATAGATTCAAATATTTCGGCGGAAAATATAGAAGTTTTAGATTGTGGTGCGGCATTTGTTTCCAAAGGCTGGATTGATATTTTTTCCCACTTTTCCGACCCGGGAAAAGAATACCGCGAAACGCTGGAAAGCGGCGCTGCTGCTGCGTTTTCGGGCGGATTTACCAAAGTATTTACGATTGCGAATACGCAACCTGTAATTGATAACAAAGCGCAGGTTTCCTACATCGTAGAAAAATCAAAATCATTGCCTGTTCAGGTTTTCCCTTTGGGAGCGATTACGCAACACGCAGAAGGAAAAGACTTGTCAGAAATGTATGATATGCACAATTCGGGTGCAATTGCGTTTTCCGACGGATTGAATCCTGTGCAGTCGCCGGGCTTGTTTTTAAAAGCGTTGCAGTACGTGAAAGCATTCGACGGAATTTTGATTCAGCAACCGTTTGATAAATCAATAGGAACTTACGGATTAATCAATGAAGGGATTATTTCCACAAAGCTCGGACTGCCCGGACTGCCTGCAATTGCGGAAGAATTGATGATTGCGCGCGATATTGAATTGTTGCGGTACACGGAAAGTAAATTACATGTCACGGGAATTTCCACCGCAAAAAGTGTGGCGTTGATTGCAAAGGCAAAAGCCGAAGGTTTGAACATCACTTGCAGCGTTGCGCCGTATCAATTATTTTTTACGGATGCAGATTTACAGTCTTATAATACAAACTTAAAAACCAATCCGCCGCTGCGCAGCAAAGAAGACCAAATTGCTTTAAAACAAGCAGTGCTTGACGCAACGATTGATGTGATTACTTCGCATCATTTTCCTTTGCACAGCGATGAAAAGGATGTAGAATTTGAATATGCAAAAAACGGAATGCTCGGTTTGCAAACTTCATATAATTTGGTACAGGAATCTTTGCCGGAACTAAGCGCGGAAAGAATTGTTGAATTATTCAATACAAATCCTGCGAAAATTTTCGGTCTGAAAAATGAAAAGATTGAAGAAGGCAAAACAGCCGACCTGACAGTATTTCAGCCAACCGGCGTAACTATTTTTACGAAAGAAAACAACAAAAGCAAATCGCAAAACTCGCCTTTGTTTAACAAAGAGCTGAAAGGAAAAGTATTGGCGACTGTTGCTAAAAACCATTTTTTTATTAACCAATAA
- a CDS encoding TolC family protein produces MMTKIKKILMGVVALCSSAIVCAQNADTARLSLDSADNIFLRNNLQLLAQKYNIGAQKALEEQARLFPNPNLQFATEIYNPQTKGWFPFGQNGEVTAQLSQEILLAGKRNKQIKIAQANTQLSQVQFTEVLKTLKYTLHTDFYTIYYLHKSAQAYIDEINSLQTLTNGFDVQLTQGNVSQKEALRVKAQLYSLQSEYNDLINQINDTESELRLLLHLPQVFVLPEVDKEYVEKLSPSEYPLQTIIDSALLNHPDIQMAKLNTQINRLNYSYQKALAVPDLSLQLGYDQQGSSVNHFTSLGVAMDLPFFNRNQGNIKSAKLQTTLSEINEQNATATVQENIYNEYVKANTYDDLYRKRDKNFDEDFKTLQQATLKSYQARTIGLLDFLDFYDAYKENVLQADNLQINRMNAFEALNFYSGSNFY; encoded by the coding sequence ATGATGACAAAAATCAAAAAGATTTTGATGGGTGTTGTCGCGTTGTGTAGTTCGGCAATCGTTTGCGCGCAAAATGCAGATACAGCAAGACTTTCGCTCGACAGCGCGGACAATATTTTTTTAAGAAACAATCTTCAATTGCTCGCGCAGAAATACAACATCGGCGCGCAGAAAGCATTGGAAGAACAAGCGAGATTATTCCCGAATCCCAACTTGCAGTTCGCAACGGAAATTTATAATCCGCAAACAAAAGGTTGGTTTCCCTTCGGACAAAATGGCGAAGTAACCGCGCAGCTTTCGCAGGAAATTTTGCTTGCAGGAAAAAGAAACAAGCAAATAAAAATTGCACAGGCAAATACGCAGCTTTCGCAAGTGCAGTTCACAGAAGTATTGAAAACGCTGAAGTACACGCTGCATACGGATTTTTACACGATTTATTATTTGCACAAATCGGCGCAAGCTTATATTGATGAAATCAATTCTTTGCAAACATTAACCAACGGTTTTGATGTACAACTCACACAAGGAAATGTGTCGCAAAAAGAAGCGTTGCGCGTGAAAGCGCAGTTGTACAGCCTGCAATCGGAATACAACGATTTGATTAATCAAATCAATGATACGGAAAGCGAACTGCGCTTATTGCTGCATTTGCCGCAAGTATTTGTACTGCCCGAAGTGGATAAAGAATATGTAGAAAAACTATCGCCAAGCGAATATCCTTTGCAAACGATTATCGATTCTGCATTGCTCAATCATCCCGACATTCAAATGGCGAAATTGAACACGCAAATCAACCGGCTGAATTACAGTTACCAAAAGGCATTAGCCGTTCCCGATCTCTCGCTGCAATTGGGTTACGACCAACAGGGAAGTTCCGTAAATCATTTTACAAGTCTTGGTGTTGCAATGGATTTGCCTTTCTTCAACAGAAACCAGGGCAATATAAAATCGGCAAAACTGCAAACGACATTATCTGAAATTAATGAACAAAATGCAACGGCAACCGTGCAGGAAAATATTTACAATGAATATGTAAAAGCCAACACGTATGACGATTTATACAGAAAGCGCGATAAAAATTTTGACGAAGATTTTAAAACATTACAGCAGGCAACATTAAAAAGTTATCAGGCGCGCACCATCGGCTTGCTCGACTTTCTTGATTTTTATGACGCATATAAAGAGAATGTTTTACAGGCAGACAACCTGCAAATCAACCGCATGAACGCTTTTGAAGCGCTCAACTTTTATAGCGGCAGCAACTTTTATTAA
- a CDS encoding efflux RND transporter permease subunit, with protein MNKVLRKILAFSLKNKYMVFFGTAILAVWGIITFQSMPIEAFPDVTNTSVTIITQWPGRSAEEVEKFVTIPLEIALNPVQKKTSLRSTSIFGLSVVKVTFEDGVTDDYARIQVNNLLPNADLPEGLQPDVQPPTGPTGEIFRYTLESKMRNPRDLKTIQDWTVDREIRAVPGVADVVSFGGMAKTYEIQVDPRKLSDRGITPLDVYNAVAKSNINIGGDIIEKNDQAYVVRGIGLLNDINEINNILIETVKGMPVLVKDVANVQISNLPRLGAVGRTDAIDTGKTRTIVDKPDVVEGIVLMRKGENSNNVIKALKEKIEKLNTKVLPPDVKIVPFYDREDLVHYSTHTVLHNLAEGIILVTLIVSLFMFNWRTTLIVSIIIPLALLFAFICLKLMGMSANLLSLGAIDFGIIIDGAVVMVEGLFVLLDSQAHELGMERFNKRAKLGILKNKGAELGKAIFFSKLIIITALLPIFSFQKVEGKMFSPLAFTLGFALLGALLFTLTLVPVLVSILLKKNVREKHNPIIQFFTKIIMGVFKFNYRRRPLVLAGALIFVVVGFYAFNFLGSEFLPELNEGSLYVRATLPYSVDLNKSLEVANEMRTKLLTFPEVTRVISQDGRPDDGTDVTGFYNIEFNVALYPKEEWKRHITKDELIDQMQKKLSVVPGADLNFSQPIMDNVEEAVSGVKGSIVVKIFGDSLDYMEEKSNEVYDVLKTVRGFTDLGVIKNLGQPELDIHLDQNKMAQYGVTTADANAVIEMAIGGKAATQLYEGIKKFDIRIRFPEEFRKNTDDIGNLLVPALNGSQVPIKEIAEISFKTGPCLIFRDDNERYSAVKFSIRERDMGSAIAEAQAKIAKSVHLKKGYNMVWQGDFENQQRAQKRLTQVVPISLLLIFLLLFVMFGNFKDAGLVFTNVPFAVVGGIAALLITGTNFSISAGIGFIALFGICILEGVLLITAFKQNMELYKRHDNPLYTSIKTGVESLVRPVVMTSLMAAIGLLPAAISTGIGSESSRPLARVVIGGILCSMVFSLLVFPLIFRWAYRKIDTKHADTQSANN; from the coding sequence ATGAACAAAGTATTAAGAAAAATACTGGCATTCTCACTAAAGAACAAGTACATGGTTTTCTTCGGCACAGCAATACTTGCCGTTTGGGGAATTATTACTTTTCAGAGTATGCCTATTGAAGCCTTTCCCGATGTTACCAATACATCGGTTACGATTATCACACAATGGCCCGGGCGCAGTGCGGAGGAAGTAGAAAAATTTGTAACCATTCCTTTGGAAATTGCTTTGAATCCCGTGCAGAAAAAGACGAGCCTGCGCTCTACAAGCATCTTCGGTTTGTCGGTTGTAAAAGTTACGTTTGAAGACGGCGTTACGGACGATTATGCCAGAATACAGGTAAATAATCTTTTGCCCAATGCCGATTTGCCCGAAGGCTTGCAGCCCGATGTACAGCCGCCTACAGGACCGACAGGCGAAATTTTTCGTTACACTTTGGAAAGCAAAATGCGCAATCCGCGCGATTTGAAAACCATTCAGGACTGGACGGTCGATAGAGAAATACGCGCCGTTCCGGGTGTTGCGGATGTGGTAAGTTTCGGCGGTATGGCAAAAACGTATGAGATACAAGTTGACCCGCGCAAACTGAGCGACAGAGGCATTACGCCGTTGGACGTTTACAATGCCGTAGCCAAAAGCAACATCAATATCGGCGGCGATATTATTGAGAAAAATGACCAGGCTTATGTAGTGCGCGGTATCGGTTTGTTGAACGATATTAATGAAATCAACAACATTCTTATCGAGACTGTAAAAGGAATGCCTGTGTTGGTTAAAGACGTTGCAAATGTGCAGATTTCTAATCTCCCACGCTTGGGCGCAGTGGGTCGCACAGATGCAATTGACACAGGGAAGACAAGAACTATTGTTGATAAGCCTGATGTAGTTGAAGGAATTGTGCTCATGCGCAAAGGCGAAAATTCCAACAATGTAATTAAAGCATTGAAAGAAAAAATCGAAAAACTCAACACCAAAGTGTTGCCGCCCGATGTAAAGATTGTTCCTTTCTACGACCGCGAAGATTTGGTGCATTATTCCACGCACACAGTGCTGCACAATCTGGCAGAGGGAATTATTCTGGTAACGCTGATTGTGTCGCTGTTTATGTTCAACTGGAGAACAACATTAATCGTTTCTATCATCATTCCGCTCGCATTGTTGTTTGCATTCATTTGTTTAAAGCTCATGGGAATGTCGGCAAACCTGCTATCGCTCGGCGCTATTGACTTCGGTATTATCATTGACGGAGCCGTCGTCATGGTCGAAGGATTGTTTGTGCTGTTAGATTCGCAGGCGCACGAACTCGGTATGGAGCGTTTCAACAAAAGAGCGAAACTCGGCATCCTGAAAAACAAAGGCGCGGAATTGGGCAAAGCCATTTTCTTTTCCAAATTAATCATCATTACAGCATTGTTGCCCATCTTCTCTTTCCAGAAAGTAGAAGGGAAAATGTTCTCGCCGCTGGCGTTTACGCTGGGTTTTGCATTGTTGGGCGCGTTGTTGTTTACCTTAACGCTTGTGCCGGTGCTGGTCAGCATTTTATTAAAGAAAAATGTGCGCGAAAAACACAACCCGATAATTCAGTTCTTTACGAAAATTATTATGGGCGTTTTCAAATTCAACTATCGACGCAGACCGTTGGTGTTGGCAGGTGCGCTCATTTTTGTAGTAGTCGGTTTTTATGCATTCAACTTTTTGGGAAGCGAATTTTTACCTGAACTGAACGAAGGCTCTTTGTATGTGCGTGCTACTTTGCCTTACAGCGTCGATTTGAATAAATCACTGGAAGTTGCCAATGAAATGCGCACAAAACTGCTCACATTCCCGGAAGTGACGCGCGTGATTTCGCAAGACGGCCGACCGGATGACGGAACGGATGTTACGGGATTTTATAACATTGAGTTTAACGTGGCATTGTATCCGAAAGAAGAATGGAAGCGGCACATCACAAAAGACGAGCTGATTGACCAGATGCAGAAAAAATTGTCCGTTGTTCCCGGTGCGGATTTGAACTTTTCGCAACCGATTATGGATAATGTGGAAGAAGCTGTTTCCGGCGTGAAAGGCTCTATCGTTGTCAAAATCTTCGGCGACTCGCTCGACTATATGGAAGAAAAATCCAACGAAGTGTATGATGTGCTGAAAACCGTGCGCGGCTTTACCGATTTGGGCGTGATAAAAAATCTTGGACAGCCGGAGCTGGACATCCATCTCGACCAAAACAAAATGGCGCAATACGGCGTTACTACTGCCGATGCAAACGCTGTGATTGAAATGGCAATCGGCGGAAAGGCTGCAACGCAGTTGTATGAAGGCATTAAAAAGTTCGACATCAGGATTCGTTTTCCCGAAGAGTTCAGAAAGAATACGGATGATATAGGCAATCTGCTTGTGCCTGCATTGAACGGTTCGCAAGTGCCGATTAAGGAAATTGCGGAGATTAGTTTTAAAACAGGTCCTTGCCTTATTTTCCGCGATGATAATGAACGCTATTCTGCTGTGAAGTTCTCTATTCGTGAGCGCGACATGGGCAGTGCCATTGCAGAAGCACAGGCGAAAATTGCAAAATCCGTTCATTTGAAAAAAGGCTACAACATGGTTTGGCAGGGCGATTTTGAAAACCAGCAGCGTGCGCAGAAGCGTTTAACGCAGGTTGTGCCGATTAGTTTGTTGCTCATCTTCCTCTTATTGTTTGTAATGTTCGGCAATTTTAAAGATGCAGGTTTGGTGTTTACCAATGTGCCTTTTGCGGTTGTCGGGGGTATCGCAGCATTGCTGATTACGGGAACGAATTTCAGCATTTCCGCAGGCATCGGGTTTATTGCGTTATTTGGTATTTGTATTCTCGAAGGCGTGTTGCTCATTACAGCGTTTAAGCAGAATATGGAACTCTATAAGCGACATGATAATCCTTTGTACACATCCATCAAAACCGGCGTGGAATCGTTGGTTCGTCCAGTGGTAATGACTTCGCTGATGGCGGCAATCGGTTTGTTGCCGGCGGCGATTTCCACTGGTATTGGCTCGGAAAGTTCAAGACCATTGGCTCGCGTAGTCATTGGTGGTATTTTGTGTTCTATGGTGTTTTCGTTGCTGGTATTCCCGCTGATATTCCGTTGGGCATATCGCAAAATCGATACAAAGCACGCAGATACACAGTCTGCAAATAATTAA
- a CDS encoding UbiX family flavin prenyltransferase → MTNKIAVAITGASGAIYAKVLLDKLILLKEQWSELSVVMSNNAKEVWRTELGNEDYKNYPVKYFDKYDFNAPFASGSAQYNIMIVAPCSMGTLGRIASGTSDDLLTRAADVALKERRKLILAVRETPYNLIHIKNMETVTLAGGIICPLSPSFYSVPKTLEDVAATVVNRIIDLAGLQQTGFRWGN, encoded by the coding sequence ATGACAAATAAAATCGCAGTTGCCATTACAGGCGCAAGCGGCGCCATTTATGCAAAAGTTTTATTAGACAAACTAATATTACTGAAAGAACAATGGAGTGAACTTTCTGTTGTGATGAGCAACAATGCAAAGGAAGTTTGGCGCACCGAACTCGGTAATGAAGATTATAAAAATTATCCTGTAAAATATTTTGACAAATACGATTTCAACGCGCCGTTTGCTTCGGGTTCGGCACAATACAACATCATGATTGTTGCGCCTTGCAGCATGGGAACGCTCGGCAGAATTGCGTCCGGCACAAGCGACGATTTACTCACGCGCGCTGCCGATGTGGCTTTGAAAGAAAGGCGAAAACTGATTCTCGCCGTGCGCGAAACGCCATACAATCTCATCCATATCAAAAACATGGAAACGGTAACGCTCGCAGGCGGCATTATTTGTCCGTTATCGCCATCGTTTTATAGCGTACCTAAGACATTAGAAGACGTTGCTGCAACGGTTGTAAACCGCATCATCGACCTTGCGGGCTTACAACAGACCGGTTTCCGATGGGGGAACTAA
- a CDS encoding Nramp family divalent metal transporter has protein sequence MNKNNHSASLSDVHQSVDTTKARKGFRKILAFLGPAYLVSVGYMDPGNWATDLQGGAQFGYKLIWVLLMSNLIALLLQNMSARLGVVREQDLAQINRSTYPKFVNIAQYVLAEFAIAACDLAEVLGMAIGIHLLTGLPILWGVCITIFDTFILFFLQKLGMRKMELFIIGLIAITGLSFLVELILAKPDAGDIVLGFVPHKLSSDELYIAVGIIGATVMPHNLYLHSALVQTRRINRSEDGIKKALKYNTIDGTIALNLAFLVNAAILIMAASVFFKTGHTGIAKIEDAHQMLAPLLGTKLAPTLFAIALIAAGQSSTITGTLAGQIVMEGYLHLRINPLLRRLITRLLAIIPALAVILIYGDKELDQLLILSQVILSVQLGFAIVPLIYFVSDKQTMGQFAIPLRTKMVAWLIAAVLVYLNAKLVADEINELFSLHGYLFAKMITLVVTVALIVLFAVTFYYPMKKRKVKIMPQRL, from the coding sequence ATGAATAAAAACAATCATTCAGCTTCGCTAAGCGATGTGCACCAGAGTGTAGATACGACGAAGGCACGCAAAGGATTCAGAAAAATTCTGGCATTTCTCGGTCCTGCATATCTGGTAAGCGTTGGATATATGGACCCGGGAAATTGGGCAACAGATTTACAAGGCGGCGCGCAATTTGGCTACAAACTTATCTGGGTTTTATTGATGAGTAATCTCATTGCTTTGTTGCTGCAAAATATGAGCGCACGTCTCGGCGTGGTGCGTGAGCAGGATTTGGCGCAAATCAACCGTTCAACCTATCCGAAGTTTGTCAATATTGCTCAATACGTTCTTGCCGAATTTGCCATTGCGGCTTGCGATTTGGCAGAAGTTTTAGGCATGGCAATCGGTATTCATTTACTTACCGGACTCCCAATTTTGTGGGGCGTTTGTATTACCATTTTCGATACATTTATTTTGTTCTTTTTACAGAAGTTGGGAATGCGGAAAATGGAATTATTCATCATCGGATTAATTGCGATTACAGGGCTTTCTTTTTTGGTAGAATTGATTTTGGCAAAGCCGGATGCAGGCGATATTGTTTTGGGATTTGTTCCACATAAACTCTCTTCTGATGAATTATATATTGCTGTCGGAATTATCGGTGCTACGGTAATGCCGCACAATTTGTATTTACATTCTGCGCTGGTGCAAACAAGAAGAATCAACCGTTCGGAAGACGGTATTAAAAAAGCCTTGAAATACAATACGATTGACGGAACGATTGCCTTGAATCTTGCGTTTTTGGTAAATGCGGCAATCCTGATTATGGCAGCAAGCGTATTCTTCAAAACAGGACATACAGGCATTGCAAAAATCGAAGATGCACATCAAATGCTTGCGCCTTTACTCGGAACAAAACTTGCGCCTACGCTATTTGCAATTGCACTAATTGCTGCCGGGCAAAGCAGTACAATTACTGGAACGCTTGCAGGACAAATCGTAATGGAAGGTTACTTGCATTTGCGCATTAATCCTTTGCTGAGGCGGCTCATTACACGGCTCTTGGCAATTATCCCTGCACTTGCCGTAATATTGATTTACGGCGATAAAGAGCTTGACCAACTATTGATTTTGAGTCAGGTAATCCTGAGTGTGCAACTCGGTTTTGCTATCGTTCCGTTAATATACTTTGTAAGTGATAAACAGACGATGGGACAGTTTGCAATTCCGCTCCGCACAAAAATGGTTGCTTGGCTGATTGCTGCTGTTTTGGTGTACTTGAATGCAAAGTTGGTAGCAGATGAAATCAACGAATTATTTAGTTTGCATGGATATTTGTTTGCGAAAATGATTACGCTTGTTGTAACAGTTGCGTTGATTGTATTGTTCGCGGTTACGTTTTATTATCCGATGAAAAAAAGAAAAGTGAAAATAATGCCACAAAGACTTTAA
- a CDS encoding glycosyltransferase family 2 protein: MFNPDNIDISVIVPLFNEDESLPELSEWITRVMKENNFTYEVIFVDDGSTDNSWQVIQDIVKINTNFKGIKFQRNYGKSAALNEGFKAAKGNVVITMDADLQDSPDEIPELRKMIVEDGYDLVSGWKKKRFDNKLTKNLPSKLFNATARKSSGIKLHDFNCGLKIYKNKVVKSIEVYGEMHRYIPVLAKWAGFRKIGEKVVEHRARKYGVTKFGWSRFVNGFLDLLTISFISKFGKRPMHFFGLYGSLCFLAGFFISIYLIILKLTHLRLGLTNSPLFFIALTVMIIGMQLFLAGFIGELISRSASDRNHYLVEKKLGLD; this comes from the coding sequence ATGTTTAATCCCGACAACATAGATATTTCCGTAATCGTTCCTTTGTTCAACGAAGATGAATCTTTGCCCGAACTGAGCGAATGGATTACGCGTGTGATGAAAGAAAATAATTTTACTTACGAAGTAATTTTCGTGGACGATGGAAGCACCGATAACAGTTGGCAAGTAATTCAGGATATTGTGAAAATTAATACCAACTTTAAAGGCATCAAATTCCAGCGCAACTATGGGAAATCCGCTGCTTTGAATGAAGGTTTTAAGGCTGCCAAAGGCAATGTTGTAATCACGATGGATGCCGATTTGCAAGATAGTCCCGATGAAATTCCCGAATTGAGAAAGATGATTGTTGAAGACGGCTACGACTTGGTAAGCGGCTGGAAAAAGAAAAGATTTGACAACAAGCTGACGAAAAATTTACCGTCGAAATTGTTCAATGCAACGGCACGAAAAAGTTCCGGCATTAAACTGCATGATTTTAATTGCGGATTAAAAATTTATAAAAACAAGGTTGTTAAAAGTATTGAAGTGTATGGCGAAATGCACCGTTATATTCCTGTGCTGGCAAAATGGGCAGGCTTCAGAAAAATAGGAGAGAAAGTGGTGGAACACCGCGCAAGAAAATACGGCGTTACAAAATTCGGCTGGTCGCGTTTTGTCAACGGTTTTCTGGATTTGCTCACGATTTCTTTCATCAGCAAATTCGGGAAAAGACCAATGCACTTTTTCGGTTTGTATGGGAGCTTGTGTTTTCTTGCAGGCTTTTTTATCAGCATATATTTGATTATTCTAAAGCTCACGCATCTTCGTTTAGGATTGACCAACAGCCCTTTATTTTTTATTGCGCTTACCGTAATGATTATCGGTATGCAATTGTTTCTCGCGGGTTTTATAGGCGAATTAATTTCGCGCAGCGCATCCGACAGAAATCATTATTTAGTGGAAAAGAAGTTGGGACTTGATTAA
- a CDS encoding efflux RND transporter periplasmic adaptor subunit yields the protein MKTKNSGSLLFIIGAIIFLQSCSSNKPQTADNTADSKYVLPDSLLKTITIDTVKNSVYSNAITLTGQVDFDEDHVIKIYPMVSGVAQDIRTALGDYVQKGQVLAIFRSSDMTGFSNDLATTESELQIAKHNREVTISMYKSGLASKTDSLNAEEQYVQAKANAQKAQRILDNNGGSSNGEYVVRAPISGFIVEKNINNGMAVRNDNGNNLFTISDLNTVWVMANVYESNISYIKSGDSVDVTTLSYPGKIFRGKIDKIMNVLDPDSRVMKVRIVLNNPGYLLKPAMFTSVSVSYSDNKQMISIPSSALVFDNNQNYVLVYKSPSDITIVPVEVDGTKGDRTYISSGLQDGQLIISSQALLIYQALNS from the coding sequence ATGAAGACAAAAAATTCCGGTTCATTATTATTCATCATCGGTGCAATCATTTTCCTGCAAAGTTGTTCGAGCAATAAACCGCAAACAGCCGACAATACTGCTGACAGTAAATATGTGCTTCCCGATTCGTTGCTGAAAACAATAACAATAGACACAGTAAAAAATTCGGTGTATTCAAACGCTATTACGCTTACCGGGCAAGTGGATTTTGACGAAGACCACGTAATAAAAATTTACCCGATGGTTAGCGGCGTTGCTCAGGATATTCGCACAGCGCTCGGCGATTACGTGCAAAAAGGACAAGTGCTCGCTATCTTCCGTAGCTCAGATATGACAGGTTTTTCCAACGATTTGGCAACGACGGAAAGTGAGTTGCAAATAGCAAAACACAACAGGGAAGTTACGATTAGTATGTACAAAAGCGGACTGGCTTCAAAGACCGACAGCCTGAATGCGGAAGAGCAATATGTACAGGCGAAAGCCAATGCACAAAAAGCGCAACGTATTCTTGATAACAACGGCGGCTCGTCCAATGGCGAATATGTAGTGCGTGCGCCTATTTCAGGTTTTATTGTTGAAAAAAATATCAACAACGGAATGGCGGTGCGCAACGACAATGGAAATAACCTCTTTACTATTTCCGATTTGAATACGGTTTGGGTAATGGCAAATGTGTATGAATCCAATATATCGTATATCAAAAGCGGCGACAGCGTGGATGTTACTACGCTTTCTTACCCGGGAAAAATATTTCGCGGAAAGATTGATAAAATCATGAACGTACTTGACCCAGACAGTCGCGTGATGAAAGTGCGCATCGTGCTGAACAATCCGGGCTATTTACTGAAGCCTGCAATGTTTACCAGCGTAAGTGTGAGTTACTCCGACAATAAACAAATGATTTCAATTCCGTCAAGCGCATTGGTTTTTGACAATAATCAAAACTATGTTTTGGTGTACAAAAGTCCGTCCGACATTACCATTGTTCCGGTGGAAGTAGATGGAACAAAGGGCGACAGAACTTACATCTCAAGCGGCTTGCAAGACGGACAACTGATTATTTCATCGCAGGCGTTGCTGATTTACCAGGCGCTGAACAGTTAG